In Hermetia illucens chromosome 5, iHerIll2.2.curated.20191125, whole genome shotgun sequence, a single window of DNA contains:
- the LOC119657980 gene encoding kappaPI-actitoxin-Avd3b-like gives MWPFLFRYVVLFSVLIFLVASRPEWCDLDVDKGYGVLVQPRYFFSKKTKICHVFLYNGQGGNANNFHTFKQCMDTCWIAEK, from the exons ATGTGGCCCTTTCTGTTTAGATACGTGGTGTTGTTCAGCGTTCTCATTTTCCTTGTAGCCTCGAGGCCAG AGTGGTGTGACTTGGATGTGGACAAAGGCTACGGAGTTCTTGTGCAGCCGAGGTATTTTTTTAGTAAGAAAACTAAAATATGTCATGTATTTTTATATAACGGACAAGGAGGAAATGCTAACAATTTCCATACTTTTAAGCAATGTATGGACACTTGTTGGATTGcggagaaataa